From the genome of Astyanax mexicanus isolate ESR-SI-001 chromosome 3, AstMex3_surface, whole genome shotgun sequence:
CCCCAGATGAAGTACATGCAACCAATGATGAAGGGGCCGGTTGGACCTCCTTTCAGAGAGGGGAAGGGCCAGTATCTTGGTAAGTGTTGCTTAATATTAGGAAAGCAACTGAATCCAAACTAGGCTAGTTAAGCCCTTTACATCCATGAGTATACACTTCAATTCCTCACCCTTATCTCTTATACCAAcattatacattgttttttttctagtttctgaATAATTTGCAATAGGTACAGAGTAGTAAGTCTTCCGACTGTACTGCATGGCATTGACATACAGCTCCTATAACCTTTTGTTTGACAACATGaagtgttgtcttttttttttcatttgggaaGGTGTTCTACGTAACATATTTGTGTATCATAGCCTTTCTGTTAGACCCTgcatattttaaataatcatatcACATGGTGAGGTATGCCCAGTAAAACACTTAAGACCAAATCAGAAGAATATTGAACAATGTGTGTATTTTACAACCATTCCTGTATTTCAAGCCTCCTTCCTTTACAGAGCAAATTATCATTAAATTATTTGAAGAATTATGAGAAATATAAGTGTGTAAATGTCCAAGGTGCAAGCCTATACTGAAAACCTGTGATCTATGATCCCTCAGACGGCACTGCATCAAGAAATGTCATTCAACAATAGCAGAAGTTACATTCCTAAATGGCACTTAAAACAGAGAAGCCTTTTGTTAACAATGTCCAGAAGTAGTGATGACTTCTCTGGGCTTAGAGGCATTTGGGATGGCCATTACAAAGTAGAAATGCACATTGTGTTTAGATAAATCAGTATTTCAGatcttttttggaaaaaaatgatgCCATGTGCACTGTACCAGAGAACAacaaggaccatccagactgttatcagcaacaaattTAAAGCCAAGGTCTGTCACGGTATGGGGGTTGTGACAGTACACTTCTGTAATGGCAGCGGGAAGGCAGAAAAGTGCATTAAGGTCATAGAACAACATATGCTGCATTTATGACGATATATTAACCAATAATGTCAATGATTCTTTCAAGTGCAAAAcctcatgctgcacacattacaaagactgCAGAAGAAGAGGGTATGGGTCTCCAATAGagacaaaatgacaaaataagtGATATCTATGACCCATACGTAACCTTAAGACGTGTTTGCCGAAGGAATTGTACTAACTGAAAAACTTTGTTACTTGGATCCTCAGTGCCAGATTGTGTTTTAAGTGTTGACATTTCCTGTTGCAGGCAGGAACTGAACAAATTGAACAAATATACAAAGTTACGAAGTTTCaaaccagacaaaacataaaatatctaatTTATTAAAAACTATATTTAATGCATAAATATAAAATGGGTTTATACCATTTGTAGTGAaatgaaagtcaaagtaaatgtaataaacactgtGCTATTGCAATCTTTTCTGATGTGAGGTTGTATAGTTTTAatcagaaattaaatatttatcccTATATATTTCAGAATGTATGCAGTTAAACACTTAATAAATAATTCAAGTCAATAATAGacctgtcacatctggtgctgttagctcctctgtcccttccacacccagctctaacggaggttctcaggtcaacaactacattaaccagaatgcaccacccgctgacatcacgcactcacctgatcacgtgacacctcacctgcttcctccaggaagtcctgaatactgattactggcactataaaagagcactccacacaaacacccacgtcgcgtattgtaggttctcctctttacaaagcgttctatatctcttgtctcagtttatcttgtgtatgaccttgcctttgttttctcgacgccgattattgcctttgcctctgatattggattgcttgtgtattacctggactgtgttttcactactgcctcttggattacctctgacattggatctctcgtgtatgaactctggactgtctctcgtttatggtatggttttgtctacattgctctggtttctggtgattaactgttttctgtatcaaccacgtattacatctgtttatttttataataaacatatatttttatcagtatctgcacgtgtctgcaattctgtgctcatcatgacaagACCATTCCAGGGCTGAATTGCTTTTATTGAATACAAGAATCCTTTATTTTGTACTAAGCAAAATCAATGTAATTGGCTTTTAAGAATTTTATTTGGTATTAGCAGTCTGTAGTAGTATAAGTGACATACTACATAGTATAAGTGAAAAAACACATTTAGGTGGTGGTCTCGAAGTATCCCCAAACCTTCTGCCATCAGCACAATGCCACATAAGCAGTTCAGTGTTTGGATGACTGTGTCAGACTTGGGCACAGAACCCATTCTCTGCCTCTTCAGCCTGAGCAATAGTTTCTTCAGGCAGCGAGGGGTCAGGGAGAGGAGCCAAAAGTGTGTCAGACTGAGAAACTAGCAGGGATGAACAATGAGAGGAACGGTTTGTCGTTTAGTGTCTCCGCTCCGCTCGCTGATTTATGAGGAGCATTGTGAACGTGtcagaggaggagagagaagaagagagagggccAGAGAGGGATGAGGTGGGTTGAAGTTGAATCCCGTTGGAGCAGTATATCACAGCCACATATACTCCGATTCCAGGCCTGCCAGGGAGGGAATCAAAGGGGAGTAGAGGGGGGACATGAAACCCTGTCAGAAACAGTTGAGGGAGGTCGAAGCGAGGCAGCCGGAGGGGTGATGAGAAAGCTAGGGCAGACTTTAGGATGAGACCCTTTTTTTCATCTGCTGAATGTAGGGGGTCTTTGTTTCACAGGTGGATATAGAAAAGGTCAGCGGTAGAGGAGAATGAAGCATGACTGTTGATGGTTCTATGCTTTTAACTGCTGTGTTggttttctacgtttttttggggtAGTCACCTGCTGCATAAGTGAGCTCACCGTCTACTGGTGTATTTCGCAGACTTATTATACTACTGGTATACTTTCGCAGAAGTATTTTTGCAACACGCAATTTATTTTTCAACCCCAAATCAAACACTGCACATTCTTTAATGTATATTTAGTATGGTCTTAGTTTGATTATAGTATTATACATAGTCAAGCACTATCATGGCGCTATCAcgtacaaaaaaaagacaaatatatgAACAGGTTTATTAAGACAGTTTGGTCTCGGCCAATATTCTGTAGTAAAGGAGTGAGGTTATGGGCACCATTATTTTTCACAAATATAGTTGCACCCTGTATGAAAGTATCTGGTTGCAGTTCTACTTAGAAGGTAGATACAAGTTACTAGGagcaataattaataatattaattaacaatTTTGACTGATATGGACTGTTGGTCATATTTCAGGGTCAGGGTCAGGGTcggttgtcagggtcgcggtaccgctgctccggctgttgaattgggacgcggccgtgaaaaaacgcctttctaaggagatagggagcccgagaacaggcgaaaactaaagtcacgccgagcatgacagagagacaggcgagaAATGTATACAAAattggccagagaggcatttattattattattattattattattattattattatattttttcatcattcagttcaaacaaccttacaggattataacacaagttaacaatcggtccggaccttggcctgtcaaaattttctctaactggaccatactgaattctatttaaatacccctgttgtagaggttcctaaaggtgTTCTGCAATAATTCATCATAAGAAGTTTGAATATTCTTATGTAAATTCCTGCCATAGGAGGAGTGTTGAGTGTGTCCATTGGCATCATACAGTTTCAATCAGgggttgtcctgttggaatagtgcactgcAGTGTGAAAAGGTATGACCACTTGTTAGAAAACCATATTAATGTAACTTTGGCCTGCCCAAGTGCCTGTAATGAATATTGTGATGGTGTCTATGGGGATAGGGGCGTGGACCCATGGTTCCCCTGCTACCTCACGTCTTAATATCAAAGGTGATTTAGCCTCATAATAAATTGTACCACACACCATAACAGCAGGTCTTTTTTAGACGTGTGCCACGAGACAACAAAACGATCATTGAAGGCAGAATGACCTGCTGCCATTCTGACTTACCCACCAAGTTTAATTTGTGTCAGCTGATTGCTTATGGGTGCAACTATGTTTTGCTAATGAGTTTAAAAGCATCTAAGTTTGACGATGCTCAAAGTAGAGACACATTTTCCCATAGACGTTCTGCTGTGAGCTTGAGTTTCTGATTATAGCCAGTGTAATGCTGCCTGTAGCTGTTTGTGCTGATGGCCATCCAGCTTTTGGCAGCTGTTGATAAAGCCTTGATTGGCCTTGGTTTTGGAAAGGTACACGAGATGCACTCTTTTCAGCATCTGGTAGCTGTTACCTGCATTGTagctggtcagtgtgtgtgtgtaagagagagagagagagagagagagagaaaacttgTTTTTCAGAATGGAAGTAACTATCCTCTGCTTTTTCCCCCTTGTGTGCTTATTCTGTAATGCATTATGAGATTTATAGACAGCGAGACTGTAAAATTTGATTGAATGTGTGTATTCATGAGAAGCAGACTCAGTGTAACACAAGTAAAATATGACAGTCAGGATCCCTTGTGGATAATTCAGGACTCCTGCAGTCTTTTTAGACATCTACTGAAACATTTTATCTCATTCATAAAATGTGTCTACCAGCTCTGGTggaataataatcaaataattgtAGACTAGGGTTGTTTATTGGCAAGAAACTTGCAATTTGATACATATCACAATACGGGGTTGAAATTTATCAAACTGCAATATATTTGGATGATAGAGAATTTTATTAAATCCAATTTTAGGAAAACAAATTATCACACGTATACAATCTGTGTACTTTTTATCGAATCACATCAGTAGAATTTGAAGAAAAAGTAAAACGCTGCTATCTATTGGTCATggtttaaacacaaaaaacacaaaatgaaccatgAATGTGTTTGAGAATCTTTCACCCCTATTCTCATCCTTATTCctgtcttgtttttttatctctttttcctCTGCCATATTTGAAAGCAGAAGCATCAGTCATGTAAACACAGTGACTCAATATGTCATCTAAAAATACACTCATTTTGAAACAGTGAGTATGGGTAAACAGGGTACTGATCTAGACTAATCCAATGCTTTTAGTTATGAACTATTACCTAATATCTCTCACTGCAAAGATGATCACACATACTGCCACCAGAATTGCAGAACTGAGCATGTCTGAACAGCTGGCCTGCTAACTTCACAAGACCCATGCAGCTGCTTCCACCTAGTGGCTGTTAATAAACACTGTGCAGGTCTAGGCTCAGTATGTTGAACTGCTATTTGTAGAAGGCTAACAGTAGTTAGGAATTATGTAGATATCCCAGTGTTATGCAGTACAGTTTGTATAATATAGTAGATCTACAGTACTGTGAGTCAGAACAACTCATTTTACTCCTTTTTAGTAATTGTTTATTTGCTCAGCAAAGCACTAATATACGAACAAATTAAATTCATACAAGTCATACAAAAACTGGTTTTACATTACCGTGTTCTTTCAAGCATTTTTACTTATTATCAAATGTAGGCTCATTAGAGCTCGCTCTATTTTTTGTAGATTAAAATGTgtacacagtactgtatatgtttaactGGACAGGGGTATCTAAGAAACACTGCTGTGGTCCTGCTAAAAagtccagctcaagaccagcttctGCTGGTAGCTGCATTTGGATGGTTTAAGCTGGTCCTTAATTGTCAAGGTTGTTGAAAAGCTGAAcatacaggtgaaaaaaaaacattccctaAATGTATTATATTGAATTTTTTTCATATCATTatcaatttttttattgtattgaaaatataCTTTAGTAAGCATATCAAGGATATCATCAGtatttaaagaacactgacccaactgaacatttcattacagagagtgtaaaaaatccCTTTtaaattggatgatgtgcagcaaaaactgaataactgaatctgccactgctgattcATGTTGTCTGCATGCGAAAATATTGCGATAAGTTGtgtaaatgtctttaaatgtagTGATAATATTTGTACTATTTCTTCCATCTCTGTTAAAGCATGATTACATACACAGAAGGGGTCTTTTATACAGTCcatatcgatatcggaattatattgtatcgatcGAAATaaaggaatatattgtgatagCAGCACAGTTCATTGCATGtagcatttgattttggtcatgctggttgaccatcatggTGTTagtggtcatgctgctcagctaGCTTGGTAATACTGGTCATGCTGGCCGAACATCCTGTTCATAATGATCAACCAGCATGTttaagcttggtcatactggttgttaTCTTAACCAttaaactaggggtgggtgatatggccctaaaataatatcatgatatttcatggtattttcgtgaaaCAAtgctcttggcaatatgacaaaacactgaattactaaaaatatttcaagaatacactacttcaacaaaataaaaaataaatgtcattattgcatacaatatgatatggcaaaccTAACTCCTAAtctaactgtgatttaaaaaaaaacaagaattttatcagaatgttattatactaataatgcaaatatccaaatatctccatatatccaggactgaagtaaaatgaaaattactGGACAGAATCAATCTggctctagtagatatataatgagaaacttgaacagtgtgattttttttgctaaaaacagcaagaaATTAGtaaccttgatgtgataattaggggtgggtgatatggcaccatatttcaggatataatatggttcacaatataaaaaaatgttgctgATATTATTGTGTGCAatctgatatggcacacctctatatTAAACTCATATGCTGGTGAAgaaccaagctggtcaaccacctATACCATCTTGAACAGCTGGAACTGACCATGCTGTTTTACACCATTGTCCTCAATATAGAAAACTGTAGTTTAGTGCTGTATTGATTAAAGTCAGGTGGCAAAATGTTACAATTATCCACCTCTGTAACATGATTCAATAGTAAATATATAACTGTAGGCTGAAAGCTGCCGAAAATTGATTATTTGAGCAGTACCACAAAATAactacttttggttccataaagaacaattttgtaatattacattttgttataTTAAACTGTACTAAAGAAATGGAAATATATTGACACATTTTGAAAGTATGTTGCTGTAAAATAAGGCCTAAAGAATATTGTTGGGATTATCTGAGAATATTTCAGGCTTTAGGTCAGGTTAAATTATGGAGCCTTTTCTTAGAaggtttaatataaaaaaaaaaatacttctgtatgCGTTTAGTATGCAGTATGATGCCACCAAGTGTTCTTTAGTATAAATTCATCactatttttttcttcagtttttagaTTGGCTGCACTAAACTGTTCAACCACATGggggcatcacacacacacacttcacgaTATGCACAGTACTATGGTGGCTGGTGTTGTTGTCTTCCTAAACAATAAAGCCAAAATAAGATTCCATATAGATAATAATTTCTGTGATCAGCTGCCAGTTCATAAAAAACACttctaaaaaggaaaaaatgaatatatctgaagaatattttttaaatcccaaaaaatattttaattacttttgGAGCATAATTAAAGTAATGaacatatttaatgtttaataattaaataggtacatattatgtattttaaaatttaaaatgtatgttaaattCGGCCTTGCATTGACAATAGACACTTCAAAATTGAGGACATTGATTTATTGTTAGAAGTGTACTGAGCACATCCCCACTGTCCCACGCATAGCTTGGTAGTTAGTGGTAACTGTGTAATTTATTTAACGTtttcacaataataatattatagttATGATTTTGTACTAGACTTCACATTTACAGTGTAATGTGTGCCAGATTCCTGAGAGTTATTGTCCCCTTTTCATTGGAGATAAGATTTATAAGACATATAACTTATACATTTAGCTGTACataaaatgtacattaatatTTGACATcccttttaataaatgatttCTACTACTTACAGTTGcacccattgttgacacagatgtacaCACAGTTTGCCTAGTACATATATAGGAGAGTAATAGGAGTAGTAGTATGtaaaggactctctggagcagatgaacatgAACCAATTGGCACCAAACCTAATACCaggtagaactgtgttctctggaaagatggTGCTTCATCCATGTGTTGTTTATCACCAACACTCTTATcactgtatgcaatcaaatcctcacagcagcaaTTCCAAATCTAGCATATCTTTTACAAAGCCTTTATTAGACAATGGAGACAAAgaagaattattttaataattttagaaGAAGCCATAAATAAGCATGTGTTCTTTAAGCTAATGTAACAGTTTGTAGCTGGCTAGTTTGAGTAACCCTTGATCACCTTCAGACATTCTTCGTAAAAGTCACGACTATCCCTGCTGGCATTCCACAGAGGTCGAGCGTTGCTGGGGTACATTCATCTTCTCTTTGTCTTTTGTTCATGCCTTATTCTTTCTCCCATGAGGCTTTCTTGGCTTGGCTTTCTAAGCGTTTTTCCCCATCAAACATTCCcattaaatatgcattttttttaacaagtacttaaatttgattaattatttataattagaGAGTTTGTGCAACATTTTTCTGCTTTAATAAGAAATTAACCCACCTGTTATATTTGCGGTCAATTTAATCTCAATCGCAGTGTTGGCATCTCAGAAAACATAATGGATATTCTTTTTGTGCTTAATATGTTGAATATGTTAATACACATTGAAGGTTACATGTAAGATCTTGATTTAAATGAACACTATAACATCAGCGTACACACATATTCACAGAGTGACAGAGTGAGCATACATACCCTGAGTGGTGGGCATCCATTTCTGTGGGAGCACTGGGGAGCAGTGAGGGCACCATGCTCAAAGGCCCAACAATAGCAGCTTGCCAAACCCAGGCATTGAATCCacaacccagtgctctaaccacttaGACCACTAATCACCTAAATTACTAGGTTGATTATGTTGCTTTTGGTGCAACCAATATATTATCTTTATGTTGTATCATGTTATCTTGTAAGCAACAGTTTGTGATAACACCTTAAAATTATATATGTAAAAGAAGCTATTTAATATTGAGTATAAATTTATAACAGCATGACTTTGTATTCATTTCTACAAGGGATGGTATTTTAGTTATCTCTGACAAAATCATTCATATACCATTATGATTGTTTTCTTTTTCAGAATATCCACCTGCGATGAAGGTGAAAGGGGAGCCAGGCCCTCAAGGGAAGCCAGGTCCTAGAGGTCCAGCTGGGCCCCCAGGTTTACCAGGAAAACCAGGTTTAGGTAAACCAGGCCTAAATGGTCAGGCAGGACCCCAGGGGCCAGCTGGCCTGCCAGGAATTGGAAAGCCAGGACTGCCAGGTTTGCCGGGAAAACTTGGGCCCAAAGGGCTGCCAGGAATCAATGGTGACAAGGGACCTCAAGGTGAGCCTGGGCTACGGGGATTGCCTGGACAACCAGGAGCACCTGGGCCTGCAGGTCTATCATTGAATGGCAAACCAGGGCTCCCAGGAGTTCGAGGTCCACCAGGATCCAGGGGTGAACCAGGTCTAAAAGGTGGCCGTGGTATGCCCGGTGAACAAGGCCTCAAAGGGGAAAATGGCAATGGCAAGATAGGTCCACCTGGCCTTAGAGGTCCAGCTGGCCTTCCAGGAGGTCCTGGGGCTCCTGGAAACCCAGGTGTGGGCAAGCCTGGGCTTAACGGGTTACCTGGACCTCTAGGACCAAAAGGGGACCAAGGAATTCCAGGCCTTCAAGGTCTTCCTGGGGATGCTGGGCCTCCAGGACTGCCAGGGCCAGCTGGGCAAGCTGGGTTGGGAAAGCCTGGGATTGATGGTGTTCCTGGAAGACCAGGTCCAATAGGACCAAAAGGTGAACCAGGCCTTAGGGGGACTCCTGGGTTTCCTGGAGCTCCTGGCTATGGTAAACCTGGCCTTTTAGGACAGAAAGGGGACAGGGGTCCTGCTGGATTACCAGGTGctgttggtgataaaggtgaaCCTGGCATGGATGGTCTACCAGGTGATGTTGGGGTAAATGGGCAGCCAGGACCTCAAGGTCTGCAAGGTCCAATGGGTCTTCCAGGAAAGCATGGCATGCCTGGTCTGAAAGGAGAATTGGGTCCTCAAGGGCCTCCAGGTTTGCCAGGGCTCAGAGGAGATCAAGGTCCCGGTGGTTTGCCAGGAAAGCCTGGTATGCCGGGGGATAAAGGGCTTCCAGGGCCAAATGGAGCCATTGGAAAACCAGGGCCTAAAGGCGAAGCAGGTCACACTGGTTTCCCTGGTAATCCAGGCTTGATTGGAGTACCAGGTCCCAAAGGAGAAAATGGTTTTGTTGGGCCCCCAGGACCACGTGGCCTATCTGGAATTCCAGGTCTACCTGGACCAACAGGACATATGGGACCACAGGGCATTCCTGGGTTGAAAGGGGAACAAGGTCTACCAGGGCCACCAGGAAATGGAAAGAATGGGGACCAGGGATTAACCGGTCCACAGGGACCGCCAGGAAAACCAGGCCCTCCTGGAATAAGTGGTACTCAAGGCCCTCCAGGTCCTCCAGGTCCTCCTGGCCCTCCGGGCCCAACTAACGGAGATACAACAGTGGCAGGGCTCCAAGGTCCTGATATTGGGGGAGAAACGATAACAAATCCAGGTGCTGGAAAACCACAGTTTGGTGTCGGTGAGCTTTCTGCCACAATGGCTCCAGCATTTACTGCCATCCTCACTACACCTTTCCCACCTTCTGGTATGCCCATTAAATTCGACAGGACTCTGTACAATGGACAAAATGCTTACAATCCCACTACTGGTATCTTCACAAGCCCACTGCCTGGAATCTACTACTTTGCTTATCACGTTCACGTAAAGGGAACCAGCCTGTGGGTGGCACTGTACAAAAACAATGTGCCTGCCACATACACCTATGACGAATACAAGAAGGGTTATATGGACCAGGCGTCAGGCAGTGCAGTGTTGGAGCTGAAGGAGAACGACCAGGTTTGGGTGCAGATGCCATCTGACCAAGCAAATGGGCTTTACTCCACCGAGTACATCCATTCATCCTTCTCAGGGTTCCTTCTGTGCCCTACATAACAGTTTATATGATCCATCGTTTATTGTTCCAGCGCTCTGCGGTCACTCAAGTACCACCTGTAACATCGATAACAGGAAAGACTGAACACCAGAAAAGCCTAGATGAAAGCAGGAGATGGAAACTTTATGCTGTGTCCATGTTTTAGCCTTTTCAAATGTCtgatttgatttttgttttcCTTCAAGTGTTTTTGGTATCTTCAGCctatattataatgttattataactgttatattattattgttgctgttgttgtgttATTTTAATTGATGTTGTTGTTTATCGGAATCAGACAATGTGTAAGTAACAGTTTTACCCATGTGACTGCACACTTTGCCAAATGTTCTGACTCCCATTGAACTCCATTTCTTTCGACTCTGGGGTTGTGTGTTCCCCTGGCTGCAGTCACATTCAGCTCAAGCTCTTATTTTCAATCATTTTCAACAACATTTCCTCTTTACTACCCTGACGGTTTTAAGTTTACTCTAGGGAGTAAAGTCTTAACTCTAGGCCAAATGTcataaaatatgttttgtttactATGTGTTACAGTTACAATTTGTTGCTAATGTGCCTAAATCAGTGATATACGTGGAGAGTATTGTCCTTATCCTTGAAGTGAAAAGTTTTAGAATATTATTTTGAACAGAAAATCAGTCTGAAATTCTAGTCTGAAACattacaaaataatacacaagTATTATCTCCCTGTATTGCtggcatttatatatttttaagaagatATTTAGATGAACTGTTAATGGATTAACTGTCTGAGTGTAAAGACATAATGAACTCTAACCTATGCATTTGATCACAGTATGTTCAAAGGTCATTACAGTTCTGAAACTTATATTGTACTTAACATCGTATTAAATAGTGGACATTCATTTTTGAATGTTTTAATCATCTACACACTTAATTCCATTTAAGATTCTTTGGTCATTCAAATTAGTTAAAGTTGAACATCAAGAGCTTTTTTCCAGAACTTGAAGACATGGCCCATGTCATGTGAACTGTGTCTTTCGCCTTATTGAACATTTAACAAATTAATTACTGGGC
Proteins encoded in this window:
- the col8a2 gene encoding collagen alpha-2(VIII) chain, which gives rise to MLLVPVCVLLMLGGHALGGGYAPVPQMKYMQPMMKGPVGPPFREGKGQYLEYPPAMKVKGEPGPQGKPGPRGPAGPPGLPGKPGLGKPGLNGQAGPQGPAGLPGIGKPGLPGLPGKLGPKGLPGINGDKGPQGEPGLRGLPGQPGAPGPAGLSLNGKPGLPGVRGPPGSRGEPGLKGGRGMPGEQGLKGENGNGKIGPPGLRGPAGLPGGPGAPGNPGVGKPGLNGLPGPLGPKGDQGIPGLQGLPGDAGPPGLPGPAGQAGLGKPGIDGVPGRPGPIGPKGEPGLRGTPGFPGAPGYGKPGLLGQKGDRGPAGLPGAVGDKGEPGMDGLPGDVGVNGQPGPQGLQGPMGLPGKHGMPGLKGELGPQGPPGLPGLRGDQGPGGLPGKPGMPGDKGLPGPNGAIGKPGPKGEAGHTGFPGNPGLIGVPGPKGENGFVGPPGPRGLSGIPGLPGPTGHMGPQGIPGLKGEQGLPGPPGNGKNGDQGLTGPQGPPGKPGPPGISGTQGPPGPPGPPGPPGPTNGDTTVAGLQGPDIGGETITNPGAGKPQFGVGELSATMAPAFTAILTTPFPPSGMPIKFDRTLYNGQNAYNPTTGIFTSPLPGIYYFAYHVHVKGTSLWVALYKNNVPATYTYDEYKKGYMDQASGSAVLELKENDQVWVQMPSDQANGLYSTEYIHSSFSGFLLCPT